In Rutidosis leptorrhynchoides isolate AG116_Rl617_1_P2 chromosome 2, CSIRO_AGI_Rlap_v1, whole genome shotgun sequence, one genomic interval encodes:
- the LOC139893758 gene encoding uncharacterized protein isoform X1, with translation MINSDITAIECGTNVAGVTTFHKQPVSATKKVALRDVQNNNNNFTQPFEGKSFLDASKTSGTKRFAPDYTLPLLSNNGAHECLNYPRRKYDVAGIAEKNSGHQRSANVPQMQQQVSQINSKSLHYGSLVAPNQMGSKTSVPRFKETSEEQRTERFIHLQNFIKQCDGSNNRENIELLMRLSPSELSRHAVDLEKRAIQLTIEEGKEMQRMQALNILESLRQPETINANDTTQGNN, from the exons atgattaatTCTGACATTACTGCGATCGAGTGCGGGACCAATGTAGCTGGTGTGACAACGTTCCATAAACAACCGGTTTCAGCAACGAAAAAGGTAGCACTAAGAGATGTGcagaacaataataataactttacacAACCATTTGAGGGGAAATCATTTTTAGATGCGTCTAAAACGAGTGGAACTAAAAGGTTTGCACCAGACTATACTTTACCTTTGTTGAGTAATAATGGTGCACACGAGTGCTTAAATTATCCTCGTAGGAAATATGACGTTGCGGGAATTGCAGAAAAGAATTCGGGTCATCAACGATCTGCAAATGTACCTCAAATGCAACAACAAGTGAGCCAGATAAACAGTAAGAGTTTGCATTATGGTTCTTTGGTTGCACCAAACCAAATGGGTTCGAAAACATCGGTTCCTCGGTTTAAAGAGACTAGCGAGGAGCAAAGGACCGAACGATTTATTCACTTGCAAAATTTCATCAAACAGTGTGATGGATCTAATAATAGAGAGAATATTGAGT TGCTGATGCGTTTATCGCCCTCTGAGCTTAGCAGACATGCAGTTGATTTAGAGAAAAGAGCAATTCAGTTAACCATAGAAGAAG GTAAAGAAATGCAACGAATGCAAGCTTTAAATATATTGGAAAGCCTTCGACAACCAGAAACTATAAATGCGAATGACACAACACAAGGCAACAACTGA
- the LOC139893758 gene encoding uncharacterized protein isoform X2 gives MRLKRVELKEKNSGHQRSANVPQMQQQVSQINSKSLHYGSLVAPNQMGSKTSVPRFKETSEEQRTERFIHLQNFIKQCDGSNNRENIELLMRLSPSELSRHAVDLEKRAIQLTIEEGKEMQRMQALNILESLRQPETINANDTTQGNN, from the exons ATGCGTCTAAAACGAGTGGAACTAAAAG AAAAGAATTCGGGTCATCAACGATCTGCAAATGTACCTCAAATGCAACAACAAGTGAGCCAGATAAACAGTAAGAGTTTGCATTATGGTTCTTTGGTTGCACCAAACCAAATGGGTTCGAAAACATCGGTTCCTCGGTTTAAAGAGACTAGCGAGGAGCAAAGGACCGAACGATTTATTCACTTGCAAAATTTCATCAAACAGTGTGATGGATCTAATAATAGAGAGAATATTGAGT TGCTGATGCGTTTATCGCCCTCTGAGCTTAGCAGACATGCAGTTGATTTAGAGAAAAGAGCAATTCAGTTAACCATAGAAGAAG GTAAAGAAATGCAACGAATGCAAGCTTTAAATATATTGGAAAGCCTTCGACAACCAGAAACTATAAATGCGAATGACACAACACAAGGCAACAACTGA